A window from Limanda limanda chromosome 14, fLimLim1.1, whole genome shotgun sequence encodes these proteins:
- the aifm1 gene encoding apoptosis-inducing factor 1, mitochondrial isoform X1, which produces MLTCRSVWRKLPPLARASSTLCRVGVRRAVLNNGGPVRVPAANMSTGPSGGGREKQLYVALVGAATLAGGVYAYRTVKGDQRRYQERIDDISSRPLKLSGKQTDEPLNLSEPSATEATETPVEATETEPVAEPEPEAAPAPEEPTPPAPEAEAAASTETTEPVPADEPVVEAEPPEEAAEPLAAPVVEEEPAPPPEPSPVELTEPPPAPLVEEVPEPAPEPSPVELTEPSPALVVEEEPAPPTEPSPAELTEPPPAPLVEEVPEPAPEPSPVELTEPSPAPLVEEEPTPPTEPSPVELTEPLPAPVSESEPTAAAAAETAEPLAAEPAEAQPGVVAESVETPAVDATPALPEVPSHAPYLLIGGGTASFAAARSIRARDPGAKVLIVTEESEFPYMRPPLSKELWFSDDSSVTETLRFKQWNGKERSIYFQPPSFYIQAEELASAENGGVAVLSGRKVVHMDVRGNKVKLDDDTEISYDKCLIATGGVPRNLQAIERAGEEVMKRTTLFRKIDDFKSLDKVSREAKSIAIIGGGFLGSELACALGRKSSEFGLEVMQMFPEKGNMGKVLPEYLSNWTTEKVKKEGVQVIAEALVKSVTFKDDRLEIKLRDGRLVQTDHIVAAVGLEPNVDLAKSAGLEVDSDFGGFRVNAELQARSNIWVAGDAACFYDIRLGRRRVEHHDHAVVSGRLAGENMTGANKPYWHQSMFWSDLGPDVGYEAIGIVDSSLPTVGVFAKATAKDTPRAATEESGTGIRSESETEETAVSPVASSTPAPALVQQRDNYGKGVIFYLRDKVVVGIILWNVFNRMPVARKIIKDGEEHADLNEVAKLFNIHED; this is translated from the exons ATGCTGACTTGTCGGAGCGTGTGGAGGAAGCTGCCACCGCTAGCTCGAGCCTCTTCGACCCTGTGCCGGGTCGGTGTGAGgcgagcag TGTTAAACAATGGCGGACCAGTACGTGTACCAGCAGCTAACATGTCCACGGGCCCTTCGGGGGGAGGAAGGGAAAAGCAGCTGTACGTCGCCCTGGTTGGAGCAGCCACCCTTGCTGGGGGAGTATAT GCGTACAGAACTGTGAAAGGTGACCAACGTAGATATCAGGAACGTATCGATGACATTTCCTCCAGACCGCTGAAACTATCcggaaaacaaacagacgaaCCACTCAACTTGTCAGAGCCGTCTG cTACCGAAGCCACTGAAACACCTGTGGAAGCCACTGAGACAGAGC CCGTTGCAGAGCCAGAGCCTGAGGCAGCTCCTGCACCAGAGGAGCCGACCCCTCCGGCTCctgaggctgaagcagcagcttccACTGAAACAACTGAACCTGTCCCAG CAGATGAGCCTGTGGTAGAAGCAGAACCTccagaagaagcagcagagccTCTTGCTGCACCTGTAGTGGAGGAGG AACCAGCACCCCCACCCGAGCCCTCCCCAGTTGAGCTAACAGagccacctcctgcacctctaGTCGAGGAGG TGCCAGAACCAGCCCCCGAGCCGTCCCCAGTTGAGCTAACAGAGCCATCTCCTGCACTTGTAGTTGAGGAGG AACCAGCCCCCCCAACCGAGCCGTCCCCAGCTGAGCTAACAGagccacctcctgcacctctaGTCGAGGAGG TGCCAGAACCAGCCCCCGAGCCGTCCCCAGTTGAGCTAACAGAGCCATCTCCTGCACCTCTAGTTGAGGAGG AACCAACCCCCCCAACCGAGCCGTCCCCAGTTGAGCTAACAGAGCCACTTCCTGCACCCGTTTCAGAGAGTG aacccacagcagcagcagcagcagaaacagccGAGCCGCTTGCAGCAGAGCCAGCCGAGGCTCAACCTGGAGTTGTGGCAGAGAGTG TTGAAACTCCAGCAGTTGATGCCACACCTGCCCTTCCCGAGGTGCCCTCACACGCCCCCTACCTCCTTATTGGTGGGGGCACTGCCTCTTTTGCTGCTGCCCGGTCTATTCGAGCCAGAGACCCCGGTGCCAAG GTCTTAATTGTGACTGAGGAATCAGAATTTCCGTACATGAGACCACCTCTTTCTAAAGAACTGTGGTTCTCTGATGACTCCAGTGTGACAGAAACTCTGCGTTTCAAACAGTGGaatggaaaagaaagaag tATCTACTTCCAGCCTCCATCATTCTACATTCAAGCAGAAGAATTGGCAAGTGCAGAAAATGGGGGCGTGGCTGTTCTCTCTGGTAGAAAG GTGGTTCACATGGATGTGAGGGGAAACAAAGTGAAACTGGACGACGACACTGAGATTTCCTACGACAAATGTTTGATTGCTACAG GGGGGGTGCCAAGAAATCTACAGGCCATtgaaagagcaggagaggaggtgatgaagaggacgaCTCTGTTCCGCAAG ATTGATGACTTCAAATCCTTGGACAAGGTCTCCAGAGAAGCCAAGTCCATCGCAATCATCGGAGGCGGCTTCTTGGGCAGCGAGCTGGCTTGTGCCCTCGGCAGGAAAT cgTCTGAGTTTGGTCTGGAGGTGATGCAGATGTTCCCTGAGAAGGGCAACATGGGAAAAGTTCTGCCTGAGTATCTGAGCAATTGGACAactgaaaaagtcaagaaaG AGGGTGTTCAAGTCATCGCAGAAGCTTTGGTGAAGTCTGTGACTTTCAAAGATGATCGATTAGAAATCAAGCTGAGGGATGGCCGATTG GTGCAAACTGATCACATAGTTGCAGCCGTTGGCCTGGAGCCCAATGTTGACCTGGCTAAGTCAGCAGGTCTGGAAGTGGACTCTGACTTTGGAGGCTTTCGGGTCAATGCAGAGCTGCAAGCAAGGTCCAATATTTGGGTG GCAGGAGATGCCGCATGTTTCTACGACATCAGACTGGGCCGCAGACGAGTGGAACACCACGACCACGCTGTTGTGAGCGGTCGACTGGCGGGAGAGAACATGACAGGAGCCAACAAACCCTATTGGCATCAGTCTATGTTCTG GAGTGACCTGGGGCCTGATGTTGGCTATGAAGCCATAGGGATCGTTGACAGCAGCTTGCCAACAGTAGGAGTGTTTGCCAAAGCCACAGCCAAGGACACACCTAGAGCTGCTACAGAGGAGTCCG GAACTGGGATCCGCTCTGAAagtgaaacagaggaaacagccGTCAGCCCAGTGGCCTCTTCCACCCCTGCCCCTGCTCTGGTGCAGCAGAGAGACAACTATGGCAAAGGAGTTATTTTCTACCTGCGAGACAAGGTGGTGGTGGGCATCATCCTGTGGAATGTGTTCAACAGAATGCCTGTTGCAAGAAAG
- the aifm1 gene encoding apoptosis-inducing factor 1, mitochondrial isoform X2, giving the protein MLTCRSVWRKLPPLARASSTLCRVGVRRAVRVPAANMSTGPSGGGREKQLYVALVGAATLAGGVYAYRTVKGDQRRYQERIDDISSRPLKLSGKQTDEPLNLSEPSATEATETPVEATETEPVAEPEPEAAPAPEEPTPPAPEAEAAASTETTEPVPADEPVVEAEPPEEAAEPLAAPVVEEEPAPPPEPSPVELTEPPPAPLVEEVPEPAPEPSPVELTEPSPALVVEEEPAPPTEPSPAELTEPPPAPLVEEVPEPAPEPSPVELTEPSPAPLVEEEPTPPTEPSPVELTEPLPAPVSESEPTAAAAAETAEPLAAEPAEAQPGVVAESVETPAVDATPALPEVPSHAPYLLIGGGTASFAAARSIRARDPGAKVLIVTEESEFPYMRPPLSKELWFSDDSSVTETLRFKQWNGKERSIYFQPPSFYIQAEELASAENGGVAVLSGRKVVHMDVRGNKVKLDDDTEISYDKCLIATGGVPRNLQAIERAGEEVMKRTTLFRKIDDFKSLDKVSREAKSIAIIGGGFLGSELACALGRKSSEFGLEVMQMFPEKGNMGKVLPEYLSNWTTEKVKKEGVQVIAEALVKSVTFKDDRLEIKLRDGRLVQTDHIVAAVGLEPNVDLAKSAGLEVDSDFGGFRVNAELQARSNIWVAGDAACFYDIRLGRRRVEHHDHAVVSGRLAGENMTGANKPYWHQSMFWSDLGPDVGYEAIGIVDSSLPTVGVFAKATAKDTPRAATEESGTGIRSESETEETAVSPVASSTPAPALVQQRDNYGKGVIFYLRDKVVVGIILWNVFNRMPVARKIIKDGEEHADLNEVAKLFNIHED; this is encoded by the exons ATGCTGACTTGTCGGAGCGTGTGGAGGAAGCTGCCACCGCTAGCTCGAGCCTCTTCGACCCTGTGCCGGGTCGGTGTGAGgcgagcag TACGTGTACCAGCAGCTAACATGTCCACGGGCCCTTCGGGGGGAGGAAGGGAAAAGCAGCTGTACGTCGCCCTGGTTGGAGCAGCCACCCTTGCTGGGGGAGTATAT GCGTACAGAACTGTGAAAGGTGACCAACGTAGATATCAGGAACGTATCGATGACATTTCCTCCAGACCGCTGAAACTATCcggaaaacaaacagacgaaCCACTCAACTTGTCAGAGCCGTCTG cTACCGAAGCCACTGAAACACCTGTGGAAGCCACTGAGACAGAGC CCGTTGCAGAGCCAGAGCCTGAGGCAGCTCCTGCACCAGAGGAGCCGACCCCTCCGGCTCctgaggctgaagcagcagcttccACTGAAACAACTGAACCTGTCCCAG CAGATGAGCCTGTGGTAGAAGCAGAACCTccagaagaagcagcagagccTCTTGCTGCACCTGTAGTGGAGGAGG AACCAGCACCCCCACCCGAGCCCTCCCCAGTTGAGCTAACAGagccacctcctgcacctctaGTCGAGGAGG TGCCAGAACCAGCCCCCGAGCCGTCCCCAGTTGAGCTAACAGAGCCATCTCCTGCACTTGTAGTTGAGGAGG AACCAGCCCCCCCAACCGAGCCGTCCCCAGCTGAGCTAACAGagccacctcctgcacctctaGTCGAGGAGG TGCCAGAACCAGCCCCCGAGCCGTCCCCAGTTGAGCTAACAGAGCCATCTCCTGCACCTCTAGTTGAGGAGG AACCAACCCCCCCAACCGAGCCGTCCCCAGTTGAGCTAACAGAGCCACTTCCTGCACCCGTTTCAGAGAGTG aacccacagcagcagcagcagcagaaacagccGAGCCGCTTGCAGCAGAGCCAGCCGAGGCTCAACCTGGAGTTGTGGCAGAGAGTG TTGAAACTCCAGCAGTTGATGCCACACCTGCCCTTCCCGAGGTGCCCTCACACGCCCCCTACCTCCTTATTGGTGGGGGCACTGCCTCTTTTGCTGCTGCCCGGTCTATTCGAGCCAGAGACCCCGGTGCCAAG GTCTTAATTGTGACTGAGGAATCAGAATTTCCGTACATGAGACCACCTCTTTCTAAAGAACTGTGGTTCTCTGATGACTCCAGTGTGACAGAAACTCTGCGTTTCAAACAGTGGaatggaaaagaaagaag tATCTACTTCCAGCCTCCATCATTCTACATTCAAGCAGAAGAATTGGCAAGTGCAGAAAATGGGGGCGTGGCTGTTCTCTCTGGTAGAAAG GTGGTTCACATGGATGTGAGGGGAAACAAAGTGAAACTGGACGACGACACTGAGATTTCCTACGACAAATGTTTGATTGCTACAG GGGGGGTGCCAAGAAATCTACAGGCCATtgaaagagcaggagaggaggtgatgaagaggacgaCTCTGTTCCGCAAG ATTGATGACTTCAAATCCTTGGACAAGGTCTCCAGAGAAGCCAAGTCCATCGCAATCATCGGAGGCGGCTTCTTGGGCAGCGAGCTGGCTTGTGCCCTCGGCAGGAAAT cgTCTGAGTTTGGTCTGGAGGTGATGCAGATGTTCCCTGAGAAGGGCAACATGGGAAAAGTTCTGCCTGAGTATCTGAGCAATTGGACAactgaaaaagtcaagaaaG AGGGTGTTCAAGTCATCGCAGAAGCTTTGGTGAAGTCTGTGACTTTCAAAGATGATCGATTAGAAATCAAGCTGAGGGATGGCCGATTG GTGCAAACTGATCACATAGTTGCAGCCGTTGGCCTGGAGCCCAATGTTGACCTGGCTAAGTCAGCAGGTCTGGAAGTGGACTCTGACTTTGGAGGCTTTCGGGTCAATGCAGAGCTGCAAGCAAGGTCCAATATTTGGGTG GCAGGAGATGCCGCATGTTTCTACGACATCAGACTGGGCCGCAGACGAGTGGAACACCACGACCACGCTGTTGTGAGCGGTCGACTGGCGGGAGAGAACATGACAGGAGCCAACAAACCCTATTGGCATCAGTCTATGTTCTG GAGTGACCTGGGGCCTGATGTTGGCTATGAAGCCATAGGGATCGTTGACAGCAGCTTGCCAACAGTAGGAGTGTTTGCCAAAGCCACAGCCAAGGACACACCTAGAGCTGCTACAGAGGAGTCCG GAACTGGGATCCGCTCTGAAagtgaaacagaggaaacagccGTCAGCCCAGTGGCCTCTTCCACCCCTGCCCCTGCTCTGGTGCAGCAGAGAGACAACTATGGCAAAGGAGTTATTTTCTACCTGCGAGACAAGGTGGTGGTGGGCATCATCCTGTGGAATGTGTTCAACAGAATGCCTGTTGCAAGAAAG
- the aifm1 gene encoding apoptosis-inducing factor 1, mitochondrial isoform X3, which yields MLTCRSVWRKLPPLARASSTLCRVGVRRAVLNNGGPVRVPAANMSTGPSGGGREKQLYVALVGAATLAGGVYAYRTVKGDQRRYQERIDDISSRPLKLSGKQTDEPLNLSEPSATEATETPVEATETEPVAEPEPEAAPAPEEPTPPAPEAEAAASTETTEPVPVETPAVDATPALPEVPSHAPYLLIGGGTASFAAARSIRARDPGAKVLIVTEESEFPYMRPPLSKELWFSDDSSVTETLRFKQWNGKERSIYFQPPSFYIQAEELASAENGGVAVLSGRKVVHMDVRGNKVKLDDDTEISYDKCLIATGGVPRNLQAIERAGEEVMKRTTLFRKIDDFKSLDKVSREAKSIAIIGGGFLGSELACALGRKSSEFGLEVMQMFPEKGNMGKVLPEYLSNWTTEKVKKEGVQVIAEALVKSVTFKDDRLEIKLRDGRLVQTDHIVAAVGLEPNVDLAKSAGLEVDSDFGGFRVNAELQARSNIWVAGDAACFYDIRLGRRRVEHHDHAVVSGRLAGENMTGANKPYWHQSMFWSDLGPDVGYEAIGIVDSSLPTVGVFAKATAKDTPRAATEESGTGIRSESETEETAVSPVASSTPAPALVQQRDNYGKGVIFYLRDKVVVGIILWNVFNRMPVARKIIKDGEEHADLNEVAKLFNIHED from the exons ATGCTGACTTGTCGGAGCGTGTGGAGGAAGCTGCCACCGCTAGCTCGAGCCTCTTCGACCCTGTGCCGGGTCGGTGTGAGgcgagcag TGTTAAACAATGGCGGACCAGTACGTGTACCAGCAGCTAACATGTCCACGGGCCCTTCGGGGGGAGGAAGGGAAAAGCAGCTGTACGTCGCCCTGGTTGGAGCAGCCACCCTTGCTGGGGGAGTATAT GCGTACAGAACTGTGAAAGGTGACCAACGTAGATATCAGGAACGTATCGATGACATTTCCTCCAGACCGCTGAAACTATCcggaaaacaaacagacgaaCCACTCAACTTGTCAGAGCCGTCTG cTACCGAAGCCACTGAAACACCTGTGGAAGCCACTGAGACAGAGC CCGTTGCAGAGCCAGAGCCTGAGGCAGCTCCTGCACCAGAGGAGCCGACCCCTCCGGCTCctgaggctgaagcagcagcttccACTGAAACAACTGAACCTGTCCCAG TTGAAACTCCAGCAGTTGATGCCACACCTGCCCTTCCCGAGGTGCCCTCACACGCCCCCTACCTCCTTATTGGTGGGGGCACTGCCTCTTTTGCTGCTGCCCGGTCTATTCGAGCCAGAGACCCCGGTGCCAAG GTCTTAATTGTGACTGAGGAATCAGAATTTCCGTACATGAGACCACCTCTTTCTAAAGAACTGTGGTTCTCTGATGACTCCAGTGTGACAGAAACTCTGCGTTTCAAACAGTGGaatggaaaagaaagaag tATCTACTTCCAGCCTCCATCATTCTACATTCAAGCAGAAGAATTGGCAAGTGCAGAAAATGGGGGCGTGGCTGTTCTCTCTGGTAGAAAG GTGGTTCACATGGATGTGAGGGGAAACAAAGTGAAACTGGACGACGACACTGAGATTTCCTACGACAAATGTTTGATTGCTACAG GGGGGGTGCCAAGAAATCTACAGGCCATtgaaagagcaggagaggaggtgatgaagaggacgaCTCTGTTCCGCAAG ATTGATGACTTCAAATCCTTGGACAAGGTCTCCAGAGAAGCCAAGTCCATCGCAATCATCGGAGGCGGCTTCTTGGGCAGCGAGCTGGCTTGTGCCCTCGGCAGGAAAT cgTCTGAGTTTGGTCTGGAGGTGATGCAGATGTTCCCTGAGAAGGGCAACATGGGAAAAGTTCTGCCTGAGTATCTGAGCAATTGGACAactgaaaaagtcaagaaaG AGGGTGTTCAAGTCATCGCAGAAGCTTTGGTGAAGTCTGTGACTTTCAAAGATGATCGATTAGAAATCAAGCTGAGGGATGGCCGATTG GTGCAAACTGATCACATAGTTGCAGCCGTTGGCCTGGAGCCCAATGTTGACCTGGCTAAGTCAGCAGGTCTGGAAGTGGACTCTGACTTTGGAGGCTTTCGGGTCAATGCAGAGCTGCAAGCAAGGTCCAATATTTGGGTG GCAGGAGATGCCGCATGTTTCTACGACATCAGACTGGGCCGCAGACGAGTGGAACACCACGACCACGCTGTTGTGAGCGGTCGACTGGCGGGAGAGAACATGACAGGAGCCAACAAACCCTATTGGCATCAGTCTATGTTCTG GAGTGACCTGGGGCCTGATGTTGGCTATGAAGCCATAGGGATCGTTGACAGCAGCTTGCCAACAGTAGGAGTGTTTGCCAAAGCCACAGCCAAGGACACACCTAGAGCTGCTACAGAGGAGTCCG GAACTGGGATCCGCTCTGAAagtgaaacagaggaaacagccGTCAGCCCAGTGGCCTCTTCCACCCCTGCCCCTGCTCTGGTGCAGCAGAGAGACAACTATGGCAAAGGAGTTATTTTCTACCTGCGAGACAAGGTGGTGGTGGGCATCATCCTGTGGAATGTGTTCAACAGAATGCCTGTTGCAAGAAAG